A segment of the Arachis hypogaea cultivar Tifrunner chromosome 5, arahy.Tifrunner.gnm2.J5K5, whole genome shotgun sequence genome:
AGGTCTTTCCAAAACGGTGACATTAATGTTGTTCCAAACATCTGATGCTGTAGGGAGGGTAGCAATTTTCTCAGCAACATGCAAGTCTTCTGGAAGAACAGAACCAAAGACAGTGTATTCATGTTTCCACTCTGCATGGTTAGCTAAGCTAATAAAGAATTCTGGGCCAGGACCAATCCATGCAACTGAGCCCCTTCTTATTGTGGGACAATCTTCAGCAGGAAGTTTCTTGAATGTCGTGCCTTGTGCTTCAAGTGTCCCTTGAATCAATGCATAAGGGGGACCAAAAGCAGCCTGGGAATTCAAAATGCATTTACTATCATTCAGTACTACTAACATTATGGCTTGCATTGAAGCAATGAACATGGGAATAATATATAACCTTAGATAGTAAATCACAATGTGTATGAAAGGAACATAAATTTCTTACATGATAACGAAACTGGCAGATGATAATGTTACAATGCAGAAATGCATATATCTGATGTGGATGGATAATTGCAGAATGACATAGATGGAAATGCATATCATGCATTGGATGGAAATATGCTTACATTTTTTATGTGGTTTCCTTCTGAATCCCATGATTCACCTCGGCTCTCTGCACGGTAAAATTGGCAACCTGCACAGTGGCGCAATGCCAGCAACTCTAGAATGTATGCAACTGAGTGTGGAGCACAGTCAGGGAAAAGCTGCATCAAATAAATGATATACTTAGTTGAACATTCACAATGGCATATTGCAGCATGCAAGTTTAGTCAATCAATCCTTTCATGTCATTATATTTAAAAATCTGGGAAAGAAAGACAACATTCTAAAGCTTACAACATACACTTCATTTTCCTTGTAATCTAAGTTCAGATGTTCTTTCATAAGGTTTAACTGATGTGATCATATTGGTATATTAAAGGTCCTGAAAGCATGATCACTTACTTTCATATGAAGAGTTCCAAATTCAGTTTCCATTGCAATAATACCCtgaaagaaagataaagaaaaaatgtTGATACATAAGATAATCCTTCATAAGTTGTTTAAATCCCAACAGTGTAATGCATAATAAAAGGATTGAAAAGACAAACTAACAAAGAGGATAACAATTTTAGAAACACAGGTTATCACTTAAGATGATTACCAATTAATCATAAAGACACAGGTCACACAAAAGATGACAAAGTTGACGCGTTACTCGTACAAATTGGATTCATCCCATCACCCGCTTATATGTAACATAATGTTTGAAACTACATTTGATGTTTTCATTTTACCATGTAGCACACATCACAATACAGAACCAACCAAATTCTTAAGAATAGGCAACAAAGCTTGGTACAAACAACCAAGATTGCATTCTGGAGAAAGTTAAGTGCAGAGGCCAAGAAGGGaaatatttcataattttctcTAGGTTAAGCCCTAAGTAACAAACAATACTTTCATAACTAAAGAAACATTGATTAAGAAaatccaacttctcttacctctCCTTTTCCAAAGATGAGACCAGAAATCCAATAATTTTCTTCCCCTGGAGGCCCACCATCTTGCTTTTCAGGGGCTAAGCTGTCCTTCTGCTTCTTCAACCAACACTGAAATAATGaacttaaaagattttaaatttgaatctcagaAGCAAAAATCAAGAATAGCTGAATAAAAGCCCTTGATCAAAATTAACTATGGTGCTCATAAATTCACTCAGAAAGAATTTGCAGAAAGCCATGAAAGAAAAACAACTTCCTGAAAATTTGTCTCATAAGTTTAAACCACTTTGCTAATACAAGCCATAATAGGGCCAAAATCTTGCAGCGAGTTTAGATTAGGCAGACTAATGTATCTATTTTTGCACCTAACTATTTTAGCATTCCTGCTTGCAATCAACAAACTTCCACAACAATATCAGTTGCTTCTCTCACTTTGTGACCTCTTATTAAAACTATCAAGTCACTCTCAATGTTGAATCTAGAAAGTGAAACTCCTCATTTTGATGTTGAATCTAGAACCACAGTTAGGATGTTCCCATGTGTGCGTTCGAAAGTTACTATATAGCAGTCTATTACTCAAACACTGACACCATAAGAATTAAAACGACCATCCAAATGTTATGCAGTGCATGGAATAATCCATGGAGATAGAATTTATATAAATCTCTGAAATAATTTTAAATTCCAGCACACGAATAATCTAATTACAATATATTATCTATCTAATCAACCCTAAAAAAGGTCCATCCAAATGACAAATACACAGATCTTCAAAACATTGCTAAGTCAAACTAACACAACACACACAACAGAGTGAAAGGTGCATTGAGAAAGATAACATTACCTCACCGAACTTGGATCCACAAGCTTCACGGTTCCCACAGAACACCCACGTGTCACAGAGGCATGGTCCATCATTCCCGGTGCACATTGATTTGCAAGCGTTGCAGCAATCTTCGGAGCTGTTGAACTTAAAATCAGAACCCCACTTCACTGCAGCACCCCATAGCTCCAAATTCTCAATCCCTCTGCAGCACCCTCCACCACCTCCTTCTCCGACCAATGCCAACGACGACGACCCAGACAAAGAAATGGACGAGTTTTTGGTGAGGACCGCAGAGACGAAGAAGTAGACCAAACCACAGGAAGCAAAGGAGACCAAGAGAAGGATCAAACGGTTGTAAAGAATGGTACTTTTTTCATCGTGCTTGCGACCcatttggagaagaagaagaagaagaaagcgaTGGATTTGGTTGAAGTGGAAAATACATAGGGCGTTGACCGcccaaaaaaaaagagacaaaaaaaataaagaagaggaGGATGATTAGTTGTTGAAAGTGGTGCTAAATAGAAGAGAGATATAGAATAATCAGAACAAGAAAGAGTTTAGTTAATCTAGAGAGATTGGGTTAGGAATTGGGATGCCAAGTTGCCAATTTTTTCTTCATGCGATCGGTTCAGTAGTTCAAGATCGAAGACAGAGAGAGTCACATATTTTGTCGTTTTCTGTCTCATTAAACTTGAACCTTTGACTGTGTTGTAAGAACccatttgttaaaataaaataaaatagtttccAAGAGAAAACCAGAATATTCTAAATAATTGAGCATTTGAGCTCAatgattagagaaaaaaaaaatttcaacaaagcAAAATACCGTAAGCTGAATAATAGCTCGATTAATCAAGCATTctaatatgttaatttttttttgttacaacaTTGACATTTTTAGCATCACAAAATTCAATTCATATAGTAATTAGTAATTATTATATTGACTTATAAAACACAACCCTAaatcaagagaaattaaagaCAGTAACAATTAAGTTAAGGATGAAAGAGGTTTTTTAGAGTCTTCAATAACATTAAGTCCCTCTTTAACTTCAGCATCTTCAGAATCCAATTTTAATCCTGGATATGGTTTCCTTGCCTCTTTGACTATACGCATGATTTCTTCAACACTTTGGCTTGGTGGCTCCTCCTTCCCACTTTCTTCATTGATTCTTCTATCAGCCTCAATTATCTCTCTAGGCAAGTTCTTCAAGAACCATGTGTGCTGTTTTATCTCCGgaatagtaatcctctttaaaaACCATcacatataatttatttaatgatcAGTATACAATACAAGTATTCTATCAAACATTTAGAGTATAAGATCTCAAACTATAGTATATTAGTATCCAACATTTATAGACTAATATAATACTTGCCTTGGCTGGATTGGCAACAAAAATGCAAGTGAGAAGATGCCTACACTCTGAAGAAAGACGCACATAATCAGGTATAGAATACTGCACGCTCATTATTCTCTGCCAACAAAGCAAGACTTTAAACTTTACTATCACTTTATGCTGTTAATCATCATGGAAGGAAAACTTGTAAGCTATGAATAAGACCTGACCCCAATAGTCTTTCTGAAGTCTCTAGGATCTTCTGGATCTTCAAATGGGTATGCTCCAACTAACATTACATACAGAGTCACCCCACATGACCAAACATCTGCAATCTGCACAATCACCAAAATAGTTATCAAgactaaagataatttaaaaaaaaaattggctgatgctaaaaaaaaaagttaatttcctAATATTACTCTTTGCGAATTCCAAAGAAATAACTTTGAATACCTTTCCATCATACTCCTTTCGAGACAAAACCTCTGGAGCAATATATGCTGGTGTTCCAACTGTTGACTTAGGCTGCGAATGCAGCAATGCAGACTGCGATTTTAAACATTGGTTAAGTAGAAATTTGCTACAAACAACAGCAATAACGAAGCAACACTAGTAAGAGATTAATTTTGGTGAGATTTTAATGACATTAACCTTGGAGAAACCGAAGTCACAAATCTTAAGTCGAGGTGCGGGATTACCGTCCAAGAGAGTGTTTTCCAGTTTCAGATCTCTATGACAAATTTGCTACAACAGTTGGTAACAACATACATTGAAATAAGAACTAATAAGAACTAACAAGCTTAATATGGTAAGAATAACAAAATGTGAAGTGTGAACCATAAACTATTTCATCTTATACCATTGAATGACAGTAGCTAACTCCAGATATGAGTTGCTGGAAGAAAAATCTTGCCTGTAACGTAAGAAATCAATGaaaaccataatttcattacaAAATTTGAATACATATAAGATATGAATAAAATTGAATTGTAACCTCATCTTCGCTAAATCGACCAGCTGTACAAATCCTCCCAAAGAGTTCACCACCAGCAGCATATTCCAGAACAATAGCTAAATGAGTTGGAGTGAGAAACACCTTGCAGAAGAAAGATCTTACATTCAACATTGTTGCACATGCAGTGAAATTTAGATGCAAATGAAAAAAAGTATTACCTCTTTGAACCTGATAATGTTAGGGTGCCTTAGAGATCGGTGGTTAATTATCTCCCTTTGAACATTCTCATCAATCTGAAACTTGAAACTTTTGCTTTGAATTTGATAATGCAAACTGCAAAGACAGAAAAGATAGATCTTTGAAGAAGAAGATTTAATTTACCTTTTTACCCCTTTGAATGTATTTAACAGCAACAAGCTCCCCTGTTTTCTTGTCTTTAGCCAACCTAGCAACTCCGAAATTTCCAGAACCAAGGTCCTTGATTGGCTCATACCGTTCCTCCATATCCCACTATCCACATAACACATTAAAAATACaacgaattaaatgaaataaaaataaacaaggagaGAGTAGGAGGAAGGAAGTACGTATATAGAGTTGACCTGAGTAACACAAACCAATGGAAGACTCAAGTCCTTCAAAGTTCAATCCTTGTTAATatgctaataaaatttaaaataactatAGTATATAGTGGTAGTATTAGGAGATTAATGTTAagtggtattattattatttaatagtgGCTTTACGGAGGTAagtaatgatgaaaaagaaacaaAGGTGAAACGCGGAGAGAGAACATGTGTAATGTAAGGTGTAACTGTCTAAAATCTAAAGTGGGAAGTGGGAACAGAAACCAACGCAGCCGAAACGTTCCGTTAGGAAGATGCGTACGCGCTTTTAAGTTAAGTTCTACGCTACGCGCTGCAACAGAAAGTTAACAGCATCCATCACACTGACACCcacagaaaaagaaagagagaaaagaaaaacaaccGTAACGTGGGTTACACGTTTTTATCTATTTTTGTCAATTATTTCACATGTATTTTATGTAGAGCAATATTATATCaccaacaaatattattattttttattagtaataatttatatttaatgtaaattaaaaatttttaaaacaaagttgaaatgaaataaaatttatgaatatttttaaattttttatcaaatttaaaaaacaaaagttatattttatcttttgtatttatatttattaaaattttacacacaataaatatataatttatatttatatttattaaaatttttatatataaattaatacagtttgtatatatatttttaaaatttatacatataaattaattaaatttatttattaaatataatttcatatttataatgatcaaataataacaaaacatactaaaCGTTGAAccccaaaaatttttcttttatctatttttgttttgttatatCGGACATAAAGTTTTGATGGCTGATATTGtactattaatattataattaatatttaacataaaaaaatttaaaaattttaagaataataatatttagaatttaataaaaaacaataattttaaattgaacaaaaatttatttttaataaaatttatattatatttatatagtaaTTTGTTTTAGTATTGACTAAATTTGGTCCTTATAGTGTTGATTTTATAATATTGTTTTTctatattattcaattttttattatgacaTCAATTTACTGACTTatataattcatatattattataaatattttattaaaaaattaatattttaatttagtacaTGTCGGGTAATGGATCGCTTTCTTTTGTTGAGAGTTACAACTATAAAACGTGCGTGTCATTCGGTCCCCAACACCTATCAGAATGGCCACTGAAAATGCCCAATCATTAAAATTGGAGTAAACTACACTTATACGCTTCTACGAATTTTTACTTGAGTTACCTCCAATCATTTTCTCTAAAGTTTCTTTTTTAAACGGAAAATTCATATgtttgaataataaaataactttttacaatttaaaaatttataattgatctctaattattagttagttttttttaattaagagtaTTAAACTACACTTTTATTTTagtccatgacaacaataaagaagtctcgtaaccTACACATTCAActcaacagaatacataaattcattataattttagtctttattatcttatattttctttatcttatctttagttgttcttatcttatctttatttgcttttatcttcATAAAACAATGTTCTATATATatagttttaccttcataatttacaattcaatttaatcaatccacaatcaataaaagttcgctttctttcttttttttattcttttacaattttATCAAATAGTAAGATTTAAACTTATGATTTTTAGATGAATATAGAAAAATTATACCATCTAAGTTATAGCTTGTTGACAATTACTTCATTAGTTAGCATAAGCAATTTTCGTAAACAGTAATTTAATGATGTGTCAGGATCATTTAgatcaatattaaaaaattttaaattatgaaataTCTCTTTGTCTTTTAgacaaatgataaaaaataaaaataatatttactcttttaaatatttaatttaagagTCACttttaaattagataaattaaattccttgtttattatatatattattctcaAATTACTTTTATAATGGGTCATcactatgaaaagtaaataataaacATAGAGATAATTTAGTAAACCATATAGAAAAAGACTAATAACATTAAATTTAGGAGTgaaaaatttacttttctttactatataattaattattagattataatctcgatttatttttatttttaggtttTGGTGTATAAAAGAAAATTGCCAACTTAAATGTACAAATAGTATAGacaccaaaataaaaaagtataaatagtATTATCTTTTTCACTTATGTTATGCCATCTTATTTTATggctaaatatattaatttaggacaatatttaaaaatattttgaatttataattttttattagaatttactAAAGTAAAAGATTGgtgaaattattatttaattatttttaaattaacgtaATAAAATTCacacataataaaaattagacGATAATATATACTTGTTCTTATGTGATAagtgataatttttttaagttttttcatGTATATCTCTACTCTTGAAGGAATTAAGTTtcattcttcttgtttgaaaatgaaATATACCtcgactttttaaaaaaaattgagtggaTACGCTTAGACAAATTTAAATCTGTATAATAAGTATATTATAATAGTAAAATAATATATCATTGCATCTCCACTCCATCTATGAATATTCTCTGGAATGGCTCCCCTTCAGAAGATTTTTATCCTACCAGAGGCATCAGACAGGGAGATTCCTTCTCTCCTTACCTTTTTGTTTTATGTATTGAAAGATTATCCCATCTTATTACTTCTCTTGTCAATAATAAAGAATGGAAGCCTATTATCCTATCTAGAGGTGGACCTAAGATCTCTCACCTGTGTTTTGCAGATGATTTGGTCCTTTTTGCTCAAGCCAACAACGAGCAAGTCCGTGTCATCAAGAAAACTCTCAGGATTTTTTGTGAGAGGTCGGGACAAAAAGTCAATTTTCAGAAATCATGCGTTTTCTTCTCCAAGAACGTAAACCACACTATCAGGCATGAACTAAGCTCACAACTAGGTATTAACCTTACTAACAATTTGGGAAAATACCTAGGGGTGCCGCTCATTCATGAAAGGTGTACTAAGCAGCATTTCCAATTTATCCTCGACAAGATGCGTAATAAGCTCAACTCTTGGAATATGAAGACTCTTTCCTTTGCAGGGAGATGTACCCTTGTTCAATCCGTTCTCTCTACCATTCCAACTTATGTCATGCAAACCATGAAGATCCCTAAAGAAGTGTGCAATCAGATCGATAGAATTTGCATGGATTTTCTTTGGGGGGCTAGTGAGGgcgagaaaaaaatttatttggttAATTGGGATGCTGTATGCAAGCCCAAGCATAGAGGGGGTCTAGGTCTTCGTAAAGCTCAAGATTCGAACCGCCTTTTCCTCATGAAGTTAGCATGGAACTTAATTACAAACACAAACTCCTTATGGGTTAAGGTGATGAGATCCAAATATGGCTGCAGTGGTGATACTATGCCTAAAATTCACCAAAAGCCTAATTGCTCTAATGCCTGGAAGGGAATAGCTAAGGTGTGGAACCAGTTCAAGACTAGCATTGTTTGGAGGTTAGGAGATGGCGAAACAGCCCGTTTTTGGGAGGATCATTGGATCCCAGGTATTGAGTCCCTTAAAACTGTTGCTTTGGGGAACCTCACGGTAAATGCTCTTGAAGAAAAAGTGAATATGTTCGCTGATCATAATGGTAATTGGAGGTGGGAGAAGCTTCAACAAGTTCTTCCTGAGGATGTCCTAGACATCATTCGCCTTATGAAAGCTCCTCAAAGGGAATTTGGGCCTGATAGTCTAAGCTGGCTACCAGAATCGCATGGGGAATTTTCTATCAAGTCAGCCTATGAAGAGTTCTATGATACTGATAACACTACTGGTAACTACGTCAAGAACATATGGAAACAAAAATTCCCTCAAAGACTAAAAACATTTGTTTGGCTGATTATGCACAAAGCGCTACTCACAAATTCTAGAAGACAAAGAAGGGGGCTTACCAATGATGCGAGCTGCCCCAGATGCCCTGGAAATGATGAAACGTTGCTTCATGTGTTAAGGGACTGCCCTTACATCAGAGACACATGGGAAAGAAGCATTGATAGCACCTTGCAAAGTAACTTCTTCAGCCAGGATCTTCAAAGCTGGATGGAGGAGAATCTGAACTTGGTAGCTCGAAAATTTAATGGGATCTCTTGGCCCATGTACTTCATCACTGTGTGCAACACTGCATGGAGAAATAGGAATGATTTGATATTCAATTATGAAAACAGCCCTGATAATAGTATTGACTACTCAGCGCAGATCCTAGCCAAAAGATACGAAGATGTTATATCTCTAACTGAAGCCAGTAAGAAAACTCTCACTTCCACTAGAGTGCATCACATTGGCTGGGAGTTACCAGATGAAGGTAGATACAAGCTCAACACGGATGGCTCCTTCTCTTCAGTCTCCAAAAGTGGTACTTGTGGAGGCTTAATCCGAGACTCCCACGGTCGATTTATAGCTGGTTTTTGGATGAATATTGGGAACACTTCCATAACCAAAGCGGAGCTTTGGGGAATCTACATAGGTCTGAAGCTTGCTTCGAAGCTCAACATCCAGAATCTGATTGTTGAAACGGACTCGAAATGCGCTCTGCAACTCCTCCATAATCACCCTGCCCAGCGGCATTCAGCTTCCTCTATTATCCGTGCAATTAGGGAGTTACTAGCCAAACCTGGTCACTTTCTAATTAGACACATCTTCCGAGAAGCGAATTTTTCAGCGGACACTCTGGCTAAGCACGCCCAAAGAGTTTCTCGCGGCCTCCATTGTTGCAACCATGCGCCAGCTTTCATTGCCCTGCAATTAAAAGCGGATAGAAGAGGGATAGCTTTCCCTAGAGGCTTTTCTTCTTAGTGTTTTTGTTTTTTGGGCCTGTGGCCCCGTTTCCTCatcaaaaaaaaatagtaaaataatttaGAACTTATTATCCGTGTTAATTAAGAGATAGAGAATATATTATGTaacaattaaattataaataatatttaagggtgtccatggatcggattATATCTGCAGATTTGcggtaaatatccgcatccgaTTCGAAAATTGTGGATACAATCCGATCCACAAATTGATCGGATCGGATAGGATTCGATCTGCActatttgcggatcggatcgcggatatctgctctacatccgcGTATCCGATCTGCGGATTCGCAGAtccgcacaataataattaaaaataaataaatatatatgtttggtattatatttacttgtttgtatgttttagttagtaattattattcatatattgtattatttgattttgttattCAGAaatagtttgattaaaaatattttagaaataaataagtttaaaagtataaaagaaatatttttcttgaatttttttacgtagaaatataattaaaaagagaaggtttaattatgcggatatatccgatatccgatccgatctgtacatttgcggatcggatcggatcggatctgaCACTAAAAAGCGcagatatcatatccgatccaatccgatGAAAATTGTGCAGATCGGATCAaattttcggccatatccgatccgcggacatccctaataatattaatatcatGACGGTTTAGTTAATAATAGTCTTCGTTTATAAACTCAGAATTAGGTCAGATTATTACTAATCATATATACAATAAATATTGAATTATTCTCATTTTGAGTAACGAATTAAATTAAGCTCATTTTGAGTAATGGATGAGGACTATATTTCTCACATGCTTTTggatttgttatttattattctcACGtgcttttgaatttgttatttacttttttatatttCCTTTTGTTCCTCGCATGTTTTGTTGTTCCTAGTGGGGGTAGTTGTAAACTTGTAATTGGGAAACCCTCTGAGGTGTGTTTTCATTCCAAATCTGAACTGGGAACGGTGTAAAGGAACAACCAAATTTGGGGTGTCCAAACATAGTACAACACTAGAATATTCCCAGCTTAGCACTTCTTGTTCATGTAACCAAAATAACAAACATCAAAGCCCTAATTCCTCTCTCTCTATAAAATTTCAACAAATTCTTCCACGCAAATTTGTGCTTGCGCCACAACAATTTCCAATTTGTGAGTCTCTCTCTTTTCAATGTTGAATAATAATCATTCATGTGCATGCATGCAATTGTACACTAGCATTGCTAtggtttaatttgatttatatgtTAGGagaattatttttctagtttttgCACCCATTTTCCATGACTTGATTCATTAATAGGTTAACGATGAATGTTTCAAggttaagttataatttatatacaTCATTATTAGTTATCCGAAAGTTCAAATGCGCtcaattttgtttttttagaATTAGCAGATTTAATCGCTAATTAGGGGCTACCAGTTGCATCACGTGAAATTGTGTTCTTTAATCTTCTGAATGATTAAACATTTTGAATAATTAGGGCAAAACTACCTCCCAATTTGCATGCAATTTTTTGAATGATGAGTTGTATGTTACTAACTAATATAGTTCGGTGAATTTGtttagatttttttcttttttatttttgttcctgCATTTAAAATTTTCTGGATTCGTCATTGGTAACAGGTAAAACTGTGGCATCTTGCTTCGGCGCATTTTCCCtctttaatttacaaaaaatgGGTTGTTTTTGCTCCAAAGTAAGTAAACAAATTGCCGTGGAAGAAGAAGATCCAATGAGTCTTTCGAAGCAAACAGTTTGTAAGTTTATCAATCATAGCTTTGTTtaccttaatttttattttaataatttaataataggTGCTAATTATTTTCTGAGTCCTACTCTGTTAATTAGATGCACAAAGCAAAAAGATTACCACTTAATTTATTTGTCATGGAGATTGTTCTATTTCTCTGGCTTGCTCATGTAAACTTAAATTAcattttatttcttatttattttttcagttaGTGTTAGTGAGGTTGAAGCACTGTTTGAGCTTTTTAAACGTATTAGTGGATCTGTCATTGATGATGGACTAATAAGCAAGGTTATTTTCATTTCAattgtatattaattaatttttccctctttaaattattattaggtCTTGTTGGGTTAATAAATATGTAGTGTTGTTTTCTTTGCAGGAAGAATTTATATTGGCGATTTTCAATAATAAGGAAAAAGACAATCTCTTTGCAAGTCGagtatgtatttattatttaattaaatatgagCACAATTTTTAATAAGCGCCTTATGATTAGAATTAATATTAGAATTTGTATGCAgatctttgatttatttgatgTAAAGAAGAAAGGAGTTATCGACTTTGGCGATTTTGTTCGAGCACTCAATGTTTTCCACCCACATACACCTCAA
Coding sequences within it:
- the LOC112800382 gene encoding serine/threonine-protein kinase SAPK3 isoform X1, which codes for MCYVDSGIWRNGMSQSRTLVLEISELLGWLKTRKQGSLLLLNTFKGVKSFKFQIDENVQREIINHRSLRHPNIIRFKEVFLTPTHLAIVLEYAAGGELFGRICTAGRFSEDEARFFFQQLISGVSYCHSMQICHRDLKLENTLLDGNPAPRLKICDFGFSKSALLHSQPKSTVGTPAYIAPEVLSRKEYDGKIADVWSCGVTLYVMLVGAYPFEDPEDPRDFRKTIGRIMSVQYSIPDYVRLSSECRHLLTCIFVANPAKRITIPEIKQHTWFLKNLPREIIEADRRINEESGKEEPPSQSVEEIMRIVKEARKPYPGLKLDSEDAEVKEGLNVIEDSKKPLSSLT
- the LOC112800382 gene encoding serine/threonine-protein kinase SRK2A isoform X4 translates to MEERYEPIKDLGSGNFGVARLAKDKKTGELVAVKYIQRGKKIDENVQREIINHRSLRHPNIIRFKEVFLTPTHLAIVLEYAAGGELFGRICTAGRFSEDEARFFFQQLISGVSYCHSMQICHRDLKLENTLLDGNPAPRLKICDFGFSKSALLHSQPKSTVGTPAYIAPEVLSRKEYDGKIADVWSCGVTLYVMLVGAYPFEDPEDPRDFRKTIGSVGIFSLAFLLPIQPRGLLFRR
- the LOC112800383 gene encoding uncharacterized protein, whose product is MGRKHDEKSTILYNRLILLLVSFASCGLVYFFVSAVLTKNSSISLSGSSSLALVGEGGGGGCCRGIENLELWGAAVKWGSDFKFNSSEDCCNACKSMCTGNDGPCLCDTWVFCGNREACGSKFGECWLKKQKDSLAPEKQDGGPPGEENYWISGLIFGKGEGIIAMETEFGTLHMKLFPDCAPHSVAYILELLALRHCAGCQFYRAESRGESWDSEGNHIKNAAFGPPYALIQGTLEAQGTTFKKLPAEDCPTIRRGSVAWIGPGPEFFISLANHAEWKHEYTVFGSVLPEDLHVAEKIATLPTASDVWNNINVTVLERPVPLSLGRIKKRHED
- the LOC112800382 gene encoding serine/threonine-protein kinase SAPK3 isoform X2 — translated: MEERYEPIKDLGSGNFGVARLAKDKKTGELVAVKYIQRGKKIDENVQREIINHRSLRHPNIIRFKEVFLTPTHLAIVLEYAAGGELFGRICTAGRFSEDEARFFFQQLISGVSYCHSMQICHRDLKLENTLLDGNPAPRLKICDFGFSKSALLHSQPKSTVGTPAYIAPEVLSRKEYDGKIADVWSCGVTLYVMLVGAYPFEDPEDPRDFRKTIGRIMSVQYSIPDYVRLSSECRHLLTCIFVANPAKRITIPEIKQHTWFLKNLPREIIEADRRINEESGKEEPPSQSVEEIMRIVKEARKPYPGLKLDSEDAEVKEGLNVIEDSKKPLSSLT
- the LOC112800382 gene encoding serine/threonine-protein kinase SRK2A isoform X5; translation: MEERYEPIKDLGSGNFGVARLAKDKKTGELVAVKYIQRGKKIDENVQREIINHRSLRHPNIIRFKEVFLTPTHLAIVLEYAAGGELFGRICTAGRFSEDEARFFFQQLISGVSYCHSMQICHRDLKLENTLLDGNPAPRLKICDFGFSKSALLHSQPKSTVGTPAYIAPEVLSRKEYDGKIADVWSCGVTLYVMLVGAYPFEDPEDPRDFRKTIGVRV
- the LOC112800382 gene encoding serine/threonine-protein kinase SRK2A isoform X3, translating into MSQSRTLVLEISELLGWLKTRKQGSLLLLNTFKGVKSFKFQIDENVQREIINHRSLRHPNIIRFKEVFLTPTHLAIVLEYAAGGELFGRICTAGRFSEDEARFFFQQLISGVSYCHSMQICHRDLKLENTLLDGNPAPRLKICDFGFSKSALLHSQPKSTVGTPAYIAPEVLSRKEYDGKIADVWSCGVTLYVMLVGAYPFEDPEDPRDFRKTIGRIMSVQYSIPDYVRLSSECRHLLTCIFVANPAKRITIPEIKQHTWFLKNLPREIIEADRRINEESGKEEPPSQSVEEIMRIVKEARKPYPGLKLDSEDAEVKEGLNVIEDSKKPLSSLT